A stretch of Dermochelys coriacea isolate rDerCor1 chromosome 6, rDerCor1.pri.v4, whole genome shotgun sequence DNA encodes these proteins:
- the LRRC55 gene encoding leucine-rich repeat-containing protein 55 produces MTPTYSFFCLHVTCFSRPTKMGTGCTWLWGEGPMSRCSSAMLLTPFLIAMAMAFSEASASCPVLCTCRSHVVDCSGQRLFSVPPDLPLDTSNLSLAHNRITTIPPGYLTCYAELRVLDLRNNSLTELPAGLFLTAKRLAHLDLSYNNFSHVAANMFQEANSLVRIDLSHNPCLRKVHPQAFRGLTQLHDLDLSHGGLSFLSLEALEDLPGLVTLQIGGNPWVCGCTMEPLLKWLRNRIQHCTSDSQLAECRAPPEVEGAPLFSLTEESFKACHLTLTLDDYLFIAFVGFVVSIASVATNFLLGITANCCHRWSKASEDEEI; encoded by the exons ATGACTCCCACTTACTCCTTCTTCTGCCTCCATGTGACATGTTTCTCAAGACCAACTAAAATGGGCACAGGCTGCActtggctgtggggagaggggcccATGTCCCGCTGCTCCTCTGCCATGCTCCTGACCCCTTTCCTGATTGCCATGGCAATGGCCTTCTCTGaggccagtgccagctgccccGTCCTCTGCACCTGCCGCAGCCACGTGGTGGATTGCAGCGGGCAGAGGCTCTTCTCGGTGCCCCCTGACCTGCCCCTAGACACCAGCAACCTGAGCCTGGCGCATAACCGCATCACCACTATCCCACCGGGCTACCTCACCTGCTATGCTGAGCTGAGGGTGTTGGACCTAAGGAATAACTCCCTGACGGAGCTGCCTGCTGGGCTCTTCCTGACTGCCAAGCGGCTGGCCCACCTGGACCTGAGCTACAACAACTTCAGCCATGTGGCTGCTAATATGTTCCAAGAGGCCAACAGCCTGGTGAGGATTGACCTGAGCCACAACCCGTGCCTGCGAAAGGTGCATCCCCAGGCTTTCCGGGGGCTAACCCAGCTCCATGACCTGGACCTCAGCCATGGGGGGCTGTCCTTCCTCAGCCTGGAAGCCCTGGAGGATCTCCCGGGGCTGGTGACCCTACAGATCGGGGGCAACCCCTGGGTGTGTGGCTGCACCATGGAGCCACTCCTGAAGTGGCTGAGGAATCGCATCCAGCACTGCACCTCAG ATTCCCAGCTGGCCGAGTGCCGTGCCCCACCCGAGGTGGAGGGAGCCCCCTTGTTCTCACTGACAGAGGAGAGTTTCAAGGCCTGCCACTTGACCTTGACGTTGGACGATTATCTCTTCATTGCCTTTGTGGGCTTCGTTGTCTCTATTGCCTCCGTGGCCACCAATTTCCTGCTGGGCATCACTGCCAACTGCTGTCACCGCTGGAGCAAGGCCAGCGAGGATGAGGAGATATAG